One Echinicola strongylocentroti DNA window includes the following coding sequences:
- the pseC gene encoding UDP-4-amino-4,6-dideoxy-N-acetyl-beta-L-altrosamine transaminase produces MSQIIPYGKQFITDEDIQAVVGTLKSDFLTQGPKIVEFEKAFAKYVEAKYAVAVSNGTAALHLNAIALEIQPGDKVITTPITFAASANCVRYCGGEVIFADIDPNTYLLDINSVKELLQNSPKGTYKGIIPVDFAGRSVNLEEFRGLCDEYGLWLMEDACHAPGGYFVDAQGEKQFCGNGLFADLAIFSFHPVKHIAAGEGGMITTNDEKLYQKLLSLRTHGIVKNDSLYTNSIDFAGGKETYPLWYMEMQELGYNYRLTDFQAALGLSQLSRANEGVEKRRQIAERYYEAFKNATFMIRQSGIVEGHAYHLYVIEVEDRLGLYNHLRENHIFAQIHYIPTHLMPYYKQFGWKEGDMPNAERYYRNCLSLPMFPSLSPDEQNKVINVIQEYYNG; encoded by the coding sequence ATGAGTCAGATCATTCCTTATGGAAAGCAGTTTATAACTGATGAAGATATTCAGGCGGTCGTTGGCACCTTAAAGTCAGATTTCCTTACCCAAGGGCCAAAAATTGTAGAATTCGAAAAAGCATTTGCCAAATATGTAGAAGCAAAATATGCAGTAGCAGTTTCCAATGGAACAGCTGCCTTACATCTTAATGCAATTGCTTTAGAAATTCAGCCTGGGGATAAGGTTATTACTACACCCATTACTTTCGCAGCCAGTGCAAACTGTGTTAGATATTGCGGAGGAGAAGTGATTTTTGCGGATATTGATCCAAATACCTATTTGTTGGACATCAACTCAGTAAAAGAATTACTCCAAAATTCACCAAAAGGTACTTATAAGGGAATTATTCCTGTTGATTTTGCGGGTAGGTCTGTCAATTTGGAAGAATTCCGTGGATTGTGCGATGAATATGGTTTATGGTTAATGGAAGATGCTTGTCATGCTCCAGGTGGATATTTTGTTGATGCTCAAGGCGAGAAGCAGTTTTGTGGAAATGGACTATTTGCGGATTTGGCTATATTTTCTTTTCACCCAGTGAAACATATTGCTGCTGGAGAAGGTGGGATGATCACTACCAATGATGAAAAGCTATACCAAAAGCTATTGTCACTTCGTACGCATGGTATAGTGAAAAATGACAGCCTATATACCAATAGTATTGATTTTGCTGGAGGAAAAGAGACTTATCCACTTTGGTATATGGAAATGCAGGAATTGGGGTATAATTACCGCCTAACTGATTTTCAAGCAGCATTAGGGCTAAGTCAACTTAGTCGTGCCAATGAAGGAGTGGAAAAGAGAAGACAAATTGCCGAAAGATATTATGAGGCCTTCAAAAATGCTACCTTTATGATTAGACAATCAGGGATAGTAGAAGGGCATGCTTACCACCTGTATGTGATAGAGGTAGAGGATAGGCTTGGCCTATACAATCATTTGAGAGAGAATCATATCTTTGCACAAATCCACTATATTCCTACGCACTTAATGCCATACTACAAACAGTTTGGATGGAAGGAAGGGGATATGCCCAATGCTGAACGCTATTACAGGAACTGTTTGTCTCTCCCAATGTTTCCATCATTGTCACCTGATGAGCAAAATAAGGTTATCAATGTCATACAGGAATATTACAATGGCTAA
- the pseF gene encoding pseudaminic acid cytidylyltransferase, which translates to MSYRNITMANLCIIPARGGSKRIPRKNIKDFLGKPIIAYSIETALSSNLFDEVMVSTDDDEIADIAIELGAKVPFFRSTKNADDYSTTLDVIKEVILAYKGIGKDFDNGCCIYPTAPLVDINDLELGYRKMLEEGRSSVFPLVAFSYPVWRGFENVDDGAVKMIWPEYKSSRSQDLKKVYHDAGQWYWFKINDLIKREQLFGDNTGGIELSELKVQDIDTQIDWKLAELKYEILQGIK; encoded by the coding sequence ATGTCATACAGGAATATTACAATGGCTAATTTATGTATTATACCTGCTAGGGGAGGAAGCAAAAGGATTCCTCGAAAAAATATCAAGGATTTTCTGGGAAAACCGATCATAGCTTATTCTATAGAAACTGCATTAAGTAGTAATCTGTTTGATGAAGTGATGGTTTCTACGGATGATGATGAAATAGCAGATATTGCCATTGAATTGGGGGCAAAGGTGCCTTTTTTTCGCTCTACGAAAAATGCTGATGATTATTCGACCACTTTGGATGTTATAAAGGAAGTTATTTTAGCATACAAAGGTATCGGAAAGGATTTTGATAATGGTTGTTGTATTTACCCTACAGCTCCTTTGGTAGATATTAATGATTTAGAGTTAGGGTACAGGAAAATGTTAGAAGAAGGAAGAAGTAGTGTATTCCCCTTGGTGGCATTTAGTTATCCTGTTTGGAGAGGCTTTGAAAATGTTGATGATGGGGCAGTAAAGATGATATGGCCTGAATATAAAAGCTCACGATCGCAAGATCTAAAAAAAGTTTACCATGACGCCGGTCAGTGGTATTGGTTTAAAATTAACGATTTAATTAAAAGGGAGCAACTTTTTGGTGATAATACCGGGGGAATTGAACTTTCTGAGTTAAAGGTGCAAGATATTGATACCCAAATAGATTGGAAATTGGCCGAATTAAAGTATGAGATCTTACAAGGTATTAAATAA
- a CDS encoding GNAT family N-acetyltransferase, which translates to MRSYKVLNKQSFTRGEFQIVPIRFEDRFKIMKWRNEQIYHLRQSKRLTKEDQDVYFSDVVEKLFDQEMPGQILFSFLKEGICIGYGGLVHINWIDRNAEISFIMKTSLEKKDFEFHWASFLSMIEKVAFDQLGLHKIFTYAFDLRPRLYTALEGQGFVKEAVLEEHCFFENSFIDVVIHAKIQPQKALRNATSEDVDLTFKWANDAIVRKYSYNQEPIERSSHDKWFRVKILSNDCEYYVLELNNEPVGSIRFDIESLGRTAKISYLVDSGHTGKGLGKYLLKEGVNRFRTNMPGVQKVYGYVLKENTPSVKIFQGMGYKKDCENESEIKFELTLS; encoded by the coding sequence ATGAGATCTTACAAGGTATTAAATAAGCAAAGTTTTACTAGGGGGGAATTTCAAATTGTTCCTATTCGATTTGAGGATAGGTTTAAAATTATGAAATGGCGAAATGAACAAATATATCATTTGCGTCAGTCTAAACGTTTGACCAAGGAGGATCAAGATGTCTATTTTTCCGATGTAGTAGAAAAACTTTTTGATCAAGAAATGCCTGGCCAAATTTTATTTTCATTTCTTAAAGAAGGTATTTGTATTGGTTATGGAGGATTAGTGCATATTAATTGGATAGACCGGAATGCTGAGATCTCATTTATAATGAAGACGTCATTGGAAAAGAAGGATTTTGAATTTCATTGGGCCAGTTTTTTATCAATGATTGAAAAAGTAGCATTTGATCAACTTGGCCTACATAAGATATTTACTTATGCATTCGACCTAAGACCAAGACTGTACACTGCTTTAGAGGGACAAGGATTTGTAAAAGAGGCAGTATTAGAGGAACATTGCTTTTTCGAAAACTCATTTATTGATGTGGTTATCCATGCCAAAATTCAACCACAAAAGGCGCTTAGAAATGCAACTTCTGAGGATGTGGATCTAACCTTTAAATGGGCAAATGACGCCATAGTCCGAAAGTACTCCTATAATCAAGAACCAATAGAAAGAAGCAGCCATGATAAATGGTTTAGAGTTAAAATACTATCCAATGATTGTGAATATTATGTCTTGGAATTGAATAATGAACCTGTTGGTTCCATCAGATTTGATATTGAAAGTTTAGGAAGGACAGCCAAGATAAGCTATTTAGTGGATAGTGGCCATACTGGTAAAGGGCTGGGAAAGTATCTTTTAAAGGAGGGTGTTAATAGATTTAGAACCAATATGCCAGGTGTCCAAAAAGTGTATGGCTATGTCCTTAAGGAAAATACTCCCTCAGTGAAGATATTTCAAGGAATGGGGTATAAAAAAGACTGTGAAAATGAATCAGAGATTAAATTTGAATTAACATTATCATGA
- the pseI gene encoding pseudaminic acid synthase — MKIGDFKIDKNSSVFIIAELSANHNGSLETALETVKAAKRAGADCIKLQTYTADTITIDSKKPDFLIQGTIWEGKNLYDLYQEAYTPWEWHKAIFESAKREGLLCFSSPFDLTSVDFLESLNVPAYKIASFEITDIPLIEYVASKGKPVIISTGIATEEDISLALDACRRMGNNDIALLKCTSSYPAPINEANMVMVKDLADRFGVISGLSDHTMGSTVPIVATSFGAKIIEKHFILDREIGGPDAPFSMNEEEFTQMVKAVREAESAIGKVSYELTEKQKKGRDFSRSLYVVEDIKEGNLITEKNVRSIRPGFGLHPKYYGDILGKKVNRSLERGDQFSLEFISPK, encoded by the coding sequence ATGAAAATAGGTGATTTTAAAATAGACAAGAACTCTTCAGTTTTTATTATTGCAGAATTATCAGCAAATCATAACGGTAGCTTAGAAACTGCACTTGAAACGGTCAAAGCGGCCAAAAGAGCGGGAGCTGATTGTATCAAATTACAAACCTATACGGCGGATACGATAACTATTGATTCTAAGAAACCTGATTTTTTGATTCAAGGAACGATATGGGAAGGGAAAAATTTATATGACCTCTATCAAGAAGCATATACTCCATGGGAATGGCATAAAGCTATTTTCGAATCCGCAAAAAGAGAAGGTTTATTATGTTTTTCTTCTCCCTTTGATCTAACATCCGTTGATTTCCTAGAATCGTTAAATGTACCTGCCTATAAAATAGCTTCATTTGAAATCACCGACATTCCATTGATTGAATATGTGGCCTCAAAAGGAAAACCGGTGATTATTTCTACAGGAATAGCTACTGAAGAGGATATTAGTTTAGCTTTAGATGCCTGTAGAAGGATGGGGAATAATGATATTGCGTTGCTAAAATGTACTTCTAGCTATCCTGCTCCAATAAATGAAGCAAATATGGTTATGGTAAAGGATTTGGCCGATCGGTTTGGTGTGATTTCAGGGCTTTCTGATCATACTATGGGCAGTACTGTTCCTATTGTGGCCACTTCCTTTGGAGCAAAGATTATTGAAAAGCATTTTATATTGGATCGCGAAATTGGTGGCCCAGATGCTCCTTTTTCGATGAATGAAGAAGAATTTACCCAGATGGTCAAGGCGGTTAGAGAAGCGGAATCTGCTATAGGCAAAGTTTCTTACGAACTTACTGAAAAACAGAAAAAAGGAAGGGATTTTAGCAGATCGTTGTATGTGGTTGAGGATATTAAAGAAGGAAATTTAATTACAGAAAAAAATGTAAGGAGTATTAGGCCAGGATTTGGTCTGCACCCTAAATATTACGGTGATATACTAGGCAAAAAAGTAAATAGAAGCTTAGAAAGGGGGGATCAATTTAGCCTTGAATTTATTTCACCAAAGTAG